A genomic stretch from Candidatus Cloacimonadota bacterium includes:
- a CDS encoding 4Fe-4S binding protein, with protein MAHRTLKGSYSRLSERLNRFPQGAPVSDLLFKILKIIFNEKEAELVSTLPIKPFTVKKAAKIWKMDVVSAQKYLDQLAGKAILVDVQKDGESVYTLPPPMAGFFEFSMMRYRKDIDQKMLAELFYQYMNVEEDFIKELFTNGETQLGRTFVNEPALPDDESLHVLDYERASEVIQTASHMGVGICYCRHKMQHLDKACAAPLDICMTFNSSAESLIKHGFARSVDKKEGMDLLQAAYDNNLVQFGENVRKRVNFICNCCGCCCEAMIAQRRFSALNPIHTTNYLPEIDTEKCTGCGKCVNICPVEAMTLISANDPKSLNRKIAKLNDDICLGCGLCVRACPTSAIKLIQRDKRVITPLNSAHRVVLMAIERGKLQNLIFDNHILLSHRALAALFGVIFKLPPAKQILASKQMRSRYLEKILERI; from the coding sequence ATGGCACATCGAACCTTAAAAGGCAGTTATTCCCGTTTATCTGAAAGGTTAAATCGTTTTCCACAGGGAGCTCCAGTTTCCGATCTTTTATTTAAGATCCTCAAGATCATTTTTAACGAAAAGGAAGCTGAACTTGTTTCTACATTGCCCATTAAACCTTTCACCGTAAAAAAAGCTGCGAAAATCTGGAAAATGGATGTTGTTTCTGCTCAAAAATATTTAGATCAACTTGCCGGCAAAGCCATCCTGGTAGATGTGCAGAAAGATGGAGAATCTGTTTATACACTCCCTCCGCCCATGGCAGGATTTTTTGAGTTTTCCATGATGCGTTACCGCAAAGATATCGATCAGAAAATGCTGGCAGAACTGTTTTATCAATACATGAATGTGGAAGAGGATTTCATCAAAGAGCTTTTTACAAATGGCGAAACTCAGCTGGGCAGAACCTTTGTGAACGAACCAGCACTTCCGGATGATGAATCGCTTCACGTTCTGGATTATGAACGTGCTTCCGAAGTAATTCAGACGGCAAGTCACATGGGTGTGGGAATATGTTATTGTCGTCATAAAATGCAGCATCTGGATAAAGCCTGCGCTGCTCCGCTGGATATTTGTATGACTTTTAACAGCTCTGCAGAATCTCTCATCAAACATGGATTTGCCAGATCTGTAGATAAGAAAGAAGGAATGGATCTTTTGCAGGCAGCTTACGACAATAATCTTGTTCAGTTTGGGGAAAATGTTCGTAAGAGAGTAAACTTCATCTGCAACTGCTGCGGTTGCTGCTGCGAAGCTATGATAGCACAACGCAGATTTTCGGCTCTCAATCCAATTCATACTACAAATTATCTTCCAGAAATTGATACAGAAAAATGTACCGGCTGCGGAAAATGTGTGAACATTTGTCCTGTGGAAGCAATGACTCTAATTTCTGCCAACGATCCCAAAAGTTTAAACAGAAAAATAGCCAAACTTAATGACGATATCTGTCTGGGTTGCGGTCTTTGTGTTCGTGCCTGCCCCACTTCGGCTATTAAATTGATACAAAGAGATAAACGCGTGATCACTCCTTTGAACAGTGCTCATCGAGTTGTGTTGATGGCAATCGAACGCGGAAAATTGCAAAACCTGATTTTTGATAATCACATCCTGCTCAGTCATCGCGCTTTAGCTGCCCTGTTTGGAGTTATCTTCAAACTTCCACCCGCCAAACAAATCCTTGCTTCCAAACAGATGAGATCACGATATCTGGAGAAGATACTGGAGAGGATTTAA
- a CDS encoding DNA-directed RNA polymerase subunit alpha produces MKFIEPLQLPEKVQVDEASYSPTFGKFEIGPLEQGFATTIGNTLRRVLLSSIQGAAVRFVKIEGLHHEFAPIPGSTSDYIDLILKLKKLVIKCDSINEEKLVLEHKGKGMITAAEIKETGDVKIINKELELLEMTQDEDFRMELWVGIGRGYHPAEKHDTEEMTLQGIVPVDSIYSPINKVNFMVENQRVGEKIDYDKLIMEVSTDGSVDPKDALYLSAKILRDLYDRVVLFETEPEYIEEVEMDPELERMDKILDTAVNELELSVRCSNCLAAAKIDTIGELVSKSENEMLKYRNFGKKSLEEITSLLDDYDLSLGMNVDTIRKKIEDAKNRVTIKK; encoded by the coding sequence ATGAAGTTCATAGAACCTTTACAATTACCCGAGAAAGTTCAGGTAGATGAAGCGAGCTACAGTCCTACCTTTGGAAAATTTGAGATTGGTCCACTGGAACAGGGATTTGCAACTACAATAGGAAATACTTTGCGCCGTGTTCTGTTGTCTTCTATTCAGGGTGCAGCAGTACGTTTTGTAAAGATCGAAGGGTTACATCATGAATTTGCTCCAATTCCAGGCTCTACTTCCGATTATATCGATCTGATCCTGAAACTGAAAAAACTGGTTATCAAATGCGATTCCATCAACGAAGAAAAACTGGTTTTGGAACATAAGGGAAAAGGCATGATCACAGCAGCAGAAATTAAAGAAACTGGTGATGTGAAAATAATCAATAAAGAACTCGAGCTTTTGGAAATGACCCAAGATGAAGATTTCCGCATGGAATTGTGGGTTGGAATCGGTCGCGGCTATCATCCTGCCGAAAAGCATGATACAGAAGAAATGACTTTGCAGGGAATCGTTCCTGTAGACAGCATTTATTCTCCGATCAATAAAGTTAATTTCATGGTAGAAAATCAGCGTGTTGGCGAAAAGATCGATTATGATAAATTGATCATGGAAGTAAGCACAGACGGTAGTGTAGACCCGAAAGATGCCTTGTATCTTTCAGCAAAGATCCTGCGAGATCTGTATGACAGAGTTGTACTTTTCGAAACAGAACCGGAATACATCGAAGAAGTAGAGATGGATCCTGAACTGGAAAGAATGGACAAGATTCTGGATACAGCTGTAAACGAACTGGAATTATCTGTTCGCTGCAGCAACTGTCTGGCAGCAGCCAAGATCGATACAATCGGTGAATTAGTTTCCAAAAGCGAAAATGAAATGTTGAAATATCGTAACTTTGGAAAGAAATCTCTGGAAGAGATCACATCTCTTTTGGATGATTATGATCTTTCCCTCGGTATGAATGTTGATACGATCCGGAAAAAGATCGAAGATGCAAAAAACAGAGTAACTATCAAGAAATAA
- the rplQ gene encoding 50S ribosomal protein L17, giving the protein MRHRVSGRKFGLEKDHREAMMRNLVISLVEYGSINTTLARAKEVRGLAERMITHAKKDTIHYRRQVYKVLKNRDLVKKVFDEIAPKMAEREGGYTRVLKNGYRKGDMAPMAIIEFVGNELETKETKEKKKK; this is encoded by the coding sequence ATGAGACATAGAGTAAGTGGTAGAAAATTTGGTTTGGAAAAAGATCATCGTGAAGCCATGATGAGAAACCTGGTGATCTCACTGGTTGAATACGGAAGTATTAATACAACATTGGCGAGAGCCAAAGAAGTTCGTGGTCTGGCAGAAAGAATGATCACTCATGCCAAAAAAGATACTATTCATTATCGTCGTCAGGTTTACAAAGTTCTCAAAAATCGTGACCTGGTAAAAAAAGTATTTGATGAGATCGCTCCTAAAATGGCTGAACGAGAAGGCGGATATACACGCGTTCTGAAAAATGGTTATCGCAAGGGTGACATGGCTCCAATGGCCATCATCGAATTCGTTGGTAATGAATTGGAAACCAAAGAAACTAAAGAAAAAAAGAAAAAATAA
- the mgtE gene encoding magnesium transporter encodes MINMTLDQILDFFENENSEKLRSNLNQMRPEDIASVINHLPADYQIPAFSLLETEIASEVLPDLHDEILDEILESIKQNRLIEIMDEMDSDEATDLAAELDEDQLKEVLEKIDKEDSDEIRELLVYDEDSAGGLMQKEIISVLLNMKRDEMIEYIRENHEDVENFHYLFVTDEDEKLKGILEVTRLLLAKKNDRAQDIMEKDIISVPVNMDQEQVAHMFRKYDIYILPVVDANDVLLGRITVDDIIDVIDEEASEDAYKMVGLESEDRVFTKPINSVKKRLPWLTLNLFTALLVSSVVGIFEETIANLSILAVLMPIVAGLGGNSGTQTLTVIVRGIALGELTMRNAGKAIFKEVSVGLINGVLIGSAAMLIAYFLKGNIMLGAVLGIAMVCNMFIAGLVGSLIPVILKSLKVDPALSSSIIITMLTDIGGFASFLGLASIFL; translated from the coding sequence ATGATAAACATGACTTTGGATCAAATTCTGGATTTTTTTGAAAATGAAAATTCTGAAAAATTGCGGTCTAACCTGAATCAGATGCGACCTGAAGATATTGCTTCTGTTATCAATCATTTACCTGCCGATTATCAAATCCCGGCATTTTCTCTACTGGAAACTGAAATTGCTTCTGAAGTTTTACCTGATCTGCACGATGAAATTCTTGATGAAATTTTGGAAAGCATAAAGCAAAACCGCCTAATAGAGATCATGGATGAAATGGATTCCGATGAAGCTACAGATCTTGCTGCGGAGCTTGATGAAGATCAACTGAAGGAAGTTCTGGAAAAAATTGATAAAGAAGATTCTGATGAGATCCGAGAGCTTCTGGTTTATGATGAGGATTCTGCCGGTGGTTTGATGCAGAAAGAGATCATCTCTGTGTTGCTGAACATGAAGCGGGATGAGATGATCGAATACATTCGAGAAAATCATGAAGATGTTGAGAATTTTCACTATCTTTTTGTTACAGATGAAGATGAAAAATTAAAAGGTATTCTGGAAGTTACCAGGCTTCTTTTGGCAAAGAAAAATGATAGAGCACAAGATATAATGGAAAAGGATATTATATCCGTTCCCGTCAATATGGATCAGGAGCAGGTTGCTCACATGTTTCGTAAATATGATATCTATATTTTACCTGTTGTAGATGCAAATGATGTTCTTCTGGGCCGTATTACAGTAGATGATATCATCGATGTTATCGATGAGGAAGCTTCGGAAGATGCCTACAAAATGGTGGGCTTGGAAAGCGAGGATAGAGTTTTCACCAAACCGATCAACTCAGTAAAAAAACGCCTTCCCTGGCTCACTTTGAATTTATTTACAGCTCTTCTGGTTTCCAGTGTGGTGGGAATTTTTGAAGAGACAATTGCTAATCTCTCGATTCTGGCTGTATTAATGCCGATCGTAGCAGGTTTGGGTGGGAATTCTGGAACGCAAACTCTTACGGTAATCGTGCGCGGAATTGCTTTGGGTGAACTTACCATGAGAAATGCTGGAAAAGCTATCTTCAAAGAGGTTTCAGTGGGTTTGATCAATGGTGTCTTGATAGGTTCGGCAGCGATGCTGATAGCTTATTTTTTGAAAGGAAATATTATGTTGGGCGCTGTGTTGGGAATTGCCATGGTTTGCAATATGTTCATTGCAGGTCTTGTCGGCTCGCTTATTCCGGTGATCTTGAAATCACTCAAAGTTGATCCGGCACTTTCTTCCAGCATTATCATCACAATGCTTACCGATATAGGTGGTTTTGCTTCATTTTTGGGATTGGCTTCTATTTTTCTGTAG
- a CDS encoding HAD-IIIA family hydrolase, which yields MNKKRYKLIIFDADDTLRFCTVPGQPCPNRPGEWKLHNNVKEKLADINWGSPQEGKTAYGIASNQGGVGVGYYSAEMAFQLLKDTFTAAFGFEPIDEVIQMCIPKPEENPACRKPNPGMLNKIMKYWQIEPLETLFVGDRKSDQETAENAGCDFTWAKDYFIFSNEQNEQKIE from the coding sequence ATGAATAAAAAAAGATATAAACTTATTATTTTTGATGCAGATGACACTTTGAGATTTTGTACTGTTCCCGGTCAACCATGCCCAAATAGGCCAGGTGAATGGAAATTGCACAACAACGTTAAAGAAAAACTGGCAGACATTAATTGGGGCTCTCCCCAGGAAGGCAAAACCGCTTACGGAATTGCCAGTAATCAAGGTGGTGTAGGAGTTGGTTATTATTCTGCAGAAATGGCTTTCCAATTATTGAAAGACACATTTACAGCAGCTTTCGGTTTTGAACCAATCGATGAAGTTATTCAAATGTGCATTCCCAAACCGGAAGAAAATCCAGCCTGCCGCAAACCAAATCCAGGAATGCTCAATAAAATAATGAAATACTGGCAGATAGAGCCGTTAGAAACACTCTTTGTTGGTGATCGGAAATCGGATCAAGAAACTGCCGAAAATGCTGGTTGTGATTTTACGTGGGCAAAAGATTATTTTATATTTAGCAACGAACAAAATGAACAAAAGATTGAATAA
- a CDS encoding bacteriophage holin: MKLNVKAFGLTCGLIWGLGLMIITWWIILWDGSMTASTFLGRVYRGYNFTFLGSIFGLIWGFFDGLIGGIIFAWLYNKLSGKKREK, translated from the coding sequence ATGAAATTGAACGTTAAAGCATTTGGACTTACCTGTGGATTAATTTGGGGGTTAGGTCTGATGATCATTACCTGGTGGATAATTCTGTGGGACGGCTCGATGACTGCTTCAACCTTTCTGGGAAGAGTTTACCGCGGTTATAATTTTACTTTTCTGGGCAGTATCTTCGGCTTGATCTGGGGTTTTTTCGATGGACTTATCGGAGGTATTATTTTCGCCTGGCTTTATAATAAATTGTCAGGAAAAAAAAGGGAGAAATAA
- a CDS encoding acyl-CoA thioesterase: MPRKLEYKRKIFGYECDVYGHLNNANYLHIYEEARADALEQMQIPIRELAEIGYHIYLTNIELEFIKGLPLESKVTIRSHIEKSNRLQSTWIQEIYNEAEEICSSAVVKGAFVKNGKPTRISKELYKVFQLNSQE; encoded by the coding sequence ATGCCTAGAAAATTGGAGTATAAACGCAAAATATTTGGTTATGAATGTGATGTTTACGGACATTTGAACAATGCAAATTATCTGCACATCTACGAAGAAGCAAGAGCAGATGCACTGGAGCAAATGCAAATTCCTATAAGGGAGCTGGCAGAAATTGGATATCACATTTATCTTACAAATATTGAATTGGAATTTATTAAAGGATTGCCCTTGGAAAGCAAAGTTACAATTCGATCTCATATTGAGAAATCGAATCGACTTCAATCTACCTGGATTCAGGAAATCTACAATGAAGCTGAAGAAATTTGCAGCAGTGCTGTGGTGAAAGGAGCATTTGTAAAGAACGGTAAACCGACCAGAATCTCAAAAGAACTTTATAAGGTTTTCCAGCTAAATTCCCAAGAATAA
- a CDS encoding DUF362 domain-containing protein, with product MRLFSWKAIILLILMFCLFLSAQNSKQTEPAKVYFTKDISAAGVENIFQYINENVNGKVAIKVHFGEDGNKTFLNPEMVKGLAKQLDATLVETNVLYVGKRRYTESHIKLAKKHGFDFAPIDILDSEGEKVIPVNTSHYQQIKVGSHMDNYGSFLIYSHFKGHGMAGFGGAIKNVAMGLAAISGKMAMHASSIPTYSPSKCISCNLCVPECPGNAITIDPLVIDADKCIGCGTCIGICPQRCFGVPWSSTDRSVFMERLCEYAKGITDNYNMVYINVLANITPACDCAGWPQKPFMDDIGIVASNDIVAVEQASHDLVDKAHNCDNTFLKEVKVNGKRQIEYSAELGMGNRNYELIDIDK from the coding sequence ATGAGATTATTTAGTTGGAAAGCAATTATTCTGCTCATTTTAATGTTTTGTCTTTTTCTATCAGCGCAGAATTCCAAACAAACTGAACCTGCAAAAGTATATTTTACCAAAGATATTTCGGCTGCTGGTGTAGAAAATATTTTCCAATACATAAATGAAAATGTAAATGGAAAAGTAGCGATTAAAGTTCATTTTGGAGAAGATGGAAACAAAACTTTTCTGAACCCTGAAATGGTAAAAGGCCTGGCAAAACAGCTCGATGCAACTTTAGTTGAAACCAATGTACTTTACGTGGGAAAGCGTCGTTATACGGAAAGCCATATCAAACTGGCCAAAAAGCATGGATTTGATTTTGCACCGATCGATATCCTGGATTCAGAAGGCGAAAAAGTAATTCCGGTAAATACATCTCATTACCAGCAGATCAAAGTGGGAAGTCACATGGATAATTATGGTTCTTTCCTTATCTATTCTCACTTCAAAGGTCACGGAATGGCAGGTTTTGGCGGAGCTATAAAAAATGTTGCGATGGGTTTAGCTGCAATTTCCGGTAAAATGGCAATGCATGCTTCTTCTATTCCGACTTATTCTCCCAGCAAATGTATCAGTTGTAATCTCTGTGTTCCTGAATGCCCGGGAAATGCAATCACAATTGATCCGCTGGTAATAGATGCTGACAAATGTATCGGTTGCGGAACCTGTATCGGAATTTGCCCTCAGCGTTGTTTTGGCGTTCCCTGGAGCAGTACAGATCGCAGTGTATTTATGGAACGTTTGTGTGAATATGCCAAAGGAATTACCGATAATTACAACATGGTTTATATAAATGTTCTGGCAAATATCACGCCAGCTTGCGATTGCGCCGGTTGGCCCCAAAAACCCTTTATGGATGATATTGGAATTGTTGCTTCCAACGATATTGTTGCTGTGGAACAAGCCAGCCACGATCTGGTAGATAAGGCTCATAACTGCGATAATACATTCCTGAAAGAAGTGAAGGTGAACGGCAAAAGACAAATCGAATATTCTGCTGAGCTGGGAATGGGCAACAGAAATTATGAACTGATCGACATTGATAAATAG